One genomic region from Chthonomonas calidirosea T49 encodes:
- the ltaE gene encoding low-specificity L-threonine aldolase, which yields MHEIVDLRSDTVSRPTPAMREAMAQAEVGDDVFDDDPTVHQLQQLAAQITGKEAALFMPSGTMSNTVAICVHTQPGDEILLDTEAHSMLYEVGAPARIAHVLTRTFPSKEGVPCLETIERSLHVASLHSPRTALVILENTHNRAGGYPIPLEVHQRIYALCQAQHVRVHIDGARIFNASIATNTPVAQFAACADSLTFCLSKGLGCPIGSVLCGSYEFIQQAKRVRKMLGGGMRQVGILAAAGIYALKNHIERLAEDHRRARQLAQNIADAQGILVESPNPPTNMVYFQTQAPAEAFVERLQTDYRVLCHATGPHRIRLVTHLDVDDDDVAHAAQAICAVAKALY from the coding sequence ATGCACGAAATCGTAGACCTCCGTAGCGATACGGTTTCACGCCCTACCCCCGCAATGCGTGAGGCCATGGCGCAGGCAGAGGTAGGAGATGATGTGTTTGACGACGATCCCACCGTCCATCAACTGCAACAGCTTGCCGCCCAAATCACCGGAAAAGAGGCGGCCCTGTTTATGCCCTCCGGTACCATGAGCAACACCGTGGCCATCTGCGTGCATACACAGCCTGGCGACGAGATTCTGCTCGACACCGAGGCTCACTCCATGCTTTACGAGGTAGGTGCACCCGCTCGAATAGCTCATGTCCTAACCCGCACTTTCCCAAGCAAAGAGGGCGTGCCTTGCTTGGAAACGATCGAACGATCTCTACATGTTGCCTCCCTTCATAGCCCGCGTACCGCGCTTGTGATACTGGAAAACACCCATAATCGTGCCGGCGGGTACCCCATCCCCCTGGAAGTGCATCAACGTATCTACGCGCTTTGTCAAGCACAGCATGTACGAGTCCATATAGATGGCGCGCGCATCTTTAACGCCTCTATTGCCACGAACACTCCCGTAGCCCAATTTGCGGCGTGCGCCGATAGCCTTACCTTCTGCCTCTCCAAGGGCCTGGGATGCCCCATTGGCTCCGTACTCTGCGGCTCTTACGAGTTCATCCAACAAGCCAAACGCGTGCGTAAAATGCTTGGAGGCGGCATGCGACAGGTAGGCATTCTCGCAGCAGCAGGAATTTACGCTTTAAAAAACCATATCGAGCGCCTTGCCGAAGACCACCGCCGCGCCCGTCAGCTCGCTCAAAACATCGCCGACGCTCAAGGCATTTTGGTCGAAAGCCCGAACCCACCCACCAATATGGTCTATTTTCAAACCCAGGCGCCCGCAGAAGCTTTTGTGGAACGACTTCAGACCGACTATCGTGTGCTCTGTCACGCCACCGGCCCCCATCGCATTCGTTTGGTAACACATCTCGATGTGGATGATGACGACGTTGCCCATGCCGCACAGGCTATTTGCGCCGTTGCCAAAGCGTTGTACTGA
- a CDS encoding glutathione peroxidase, whose translation MIRTLRWLPALCVGLLLLGLGSQAHATPAFAKKENKPCVYCHVVPGGPRNFRGLYYATHNHSFADFDNEYEAKLAGVSPDAMGPDAKPTVADYPNVHVDVPPVLRFVMKDIDGNNVNLARYVGKVILIVNTASLCGNTPQYAALEQLYEKYKDKGFVILGFPSNDFGHQEPGDNQQIKQFCTSKYHVTFPMFSKIDVKGDTQAPLYKFLTDKETDPKFGGPIEWNFAKFLISRSGEIVARFPAGLSPAKPEVVAAIEHQLEQPAPSENTN comes from the coding sequence ATGATCCGTACTTTACGCTGGCTGCCAGCGCTATGTGTAGGGCTACTGCTGTTGGGGTTAGGCTCTCAAGCTCATGCGACCCCGGCCTTTGCAAAGAAAGAGAACAAACCCTGTGTCTATTGCCACGTGGTGCCCGGGGGGCCGCGCAACTTCCGAGGTCTTTACTATGCCACACATAACCACTCTTTCGCCGACTTCGACAACGAGTACGAGGCAAAGCTAGCTGGCGTTTCGCCTGATGCGATGGGGCCCGATGCCAAGCCTACAGTGGCCGACTACCCTAACGTACATGTGGACGTGCCGCCAGTGCTTCGGTTTGTGATGAAAGATATTGATGGCAACAACGTAAACCTTGCCCGCTATGTTGGAAAGGTCATTCTCATTGTAAACACCGCTTCGCTTTGCGGCAATACCCCACAGTATGCCGCTCTCGAGCAGCTTTATGAGAAGTACAAGGATAAGGGCTTCGTGATTCTTGGCTTCCCCTCCAATGACTTCGGGCATCAGGAGCCTGGTGATAACCAACAGATTAAACAGTTCTGCACGAGCAAATATCATGTTACCTTTCCTATGTTCTCTAAGATAGATGTAAAAGGAGACACCCAGGCACCGCTCTACAAATTCCTAACCGACAAGGAGACCGATCCGAAGTTCGGTGGGCCCATCGAGTGGAACTTTGCGAAGTTCCTTATTAGTCGCAGTGGGGAGATCGTGGCACGGTTTCCAGCAGGCCTGAGCCCCGCTAAGCCCGAAGTCGTGGCGGCCATCGAGCATCAGCTCGAACAACCCGCTCCATCAGAAAACACCAACTAG
- a CDS encoding sigma-70 family RNA polymerase sigma factor yields MLTNEKPNVPTPESLEQTQSEEKGRGAHGQVIKSEEELEQTHREFERLMARTQKRAYNMAYRMTGNRDDAEDLTQEAYLRAYRSFDTYNRQMPFERWFYRILSNLFIDVLRRQPKQKTLSLDQPTSDEEGEENLLLQIPDPKGGPEDIVMREVMDERLQEALAKLPESFRQAVWLCDVEGYSYEEIARIMNSSIGTVRSRIHRGRTLLRKYLEASPEASKSHKTSSLPPMQAKPA; encoded by the coding sequence ATGCTTACCAATGAAAAGCCCAACGTGCCAACGCCTGAAAGCCTGGAACAGACTCAAAGTGAGGAGAAGGGCCGTGGAGCTCATGGCCAGGTCATCAAGTCGGAGGAAGAACTTGAACAGACTCACCGCGAGTTTGAACGGCTGATGGCTCGCACACAGAAGAGGGCTTATAACATGGCCTACCGCATGACGGGGAATCGAGATGATGCCGAGGACCTAACTCAGGAGGCCTATCTGCGCGCCTACCGTTCCTTCGATACCTACAATCGGCAGATGCCTTTTGAACGCTGGTTCTACCGCATCCTTTCTAACCTCTTCATAGATGTGCTGCGCCGTCAGCCCAAGCAGAAAACGCTGTCGCTTGATCAGCCCACAAGCGACGAAGAGGGCGAGGAGAACCTCTTGCTGCAGATACCCGACCCGAAAGGTGGGCCGGAGGACATCGTGATGCGCGAGGTAATGGATGAACGCCTGCAAGAGGCACTTGCCAAGCTGCCCGAATCGTTCCGTCAGGCCGTTTGGCTTTGCGATGTGGAAGGATATTCCTACGAGGAGATAGCACGCATTATGAACTCCTCTATTGGAACGGTACGTTCGCGCATCCACAGAGGACGCACGCTCCTGCGCAAATACTTAGAAGCCTCTCCTGAGGCCTCTAAATCGCACAAAACGTCCTCATTGCCGCCCATGCAGGCAAAACCTGCATAA
- a CDS encoding phosphatidate cytidylyltransferase gives MQQRILSAIVGIALFLFFCFHSLTLMLCGIVLVALLCAYEWTTAYSHQLVPERLSPSANALQASLPFLGAIYPVGLYLRLLRGDISPLYPAILVALPIPVFAFLTLRAARTGIALGSLRRFYGLVGAIYIGLPISSLVILRSFLTIPSAKPPLAHTPLGAWLVLFTAICVWTADSLAFFIGRRLGQHKLAPTLSPGKTWEGVLGGLFGSLVVGAVVMRSLGLPLWDGLILGAIAGVVGPWGDLWESAVKRELGLKDFGHLMPGHGGFLDRFDSLLFVLPLACLFWVLLSSLLAR, from the coding sequence ATGCAACAACGAATTCTAAGTGCTATCGTCGGTATTGCCCTTTTTCTGTTTTTCTGTTTCCACAGCCTCACCCTTATGCTGTGTGGGATAGTGCTCGTCGCGCTTCTCTGCGCTTACGAATGGACGACTGCCTACAGCCATCAACTGGTGCCAGAACGGTTATCGCCATCTGCAAATGCGCTCCAGGCCAGCTTGCCCTTCCTCGGTGCCATCTACCCAGTGGGGCTTTACCTTCGGCTCTTACGCGGCGATATATCACCTCTCTATCCGGCTATTCTCGTGGCATTGCCCATCCCCGTGTTCGCCTTTCTCACGCTCCGTGCAGCACGCACCGGTATAGCGCTCGGCTCGCTACGGCGCTTCTACGGACTTGTTGGGGCCATCTACATTGGCTTACCTATTAGTAGCCTGGTTATTCTCCGAAGCTTTCTCACCATTCCCTCCGCTAAACCTCCTCTAGCTCACACCCCTTTAGGTGCCTGGCTGGTTCTGTTCACCGCTATCTGTGTTTGGACGGCCGACAGCCTTGCCTTTTTCATAGGAAGGCGCTTGGGACAACATAAACTCGCTCCCACCCTCTCTCCCGGTAAAACATGGGAAGGGGTTCTAGGCGGTCTTTTCGGCTCCCTTGTGGTTGGAGCCGTTGTTATGCGGTCTCTTGGCCTTCCGTTGTGGGATGGGCTTATTTTAGGAGCCATAGCAGGAGTTGTAGGCCCTTGGGGTGATCTGTGGGAGTCGGCCGTGAAGCGCGAGTTAGGATTAAAGGATTTTGGCCACCTTATGCCCGGTCACGGTGGTTTTCTCGATCGTTTCGACAGCCTCCTCTTTGTGCTGCCCCTTGCCTGCCTCTTTTGGGTGCTTCTATCCTCGCTGCTTGCTCGCTGA
- a CDS encoding metal-binding protein translates to MPGARVHDLITVSTLAAFDVLYVAKVHPASLVPLCCFSGAYLFAGLACAGDLDTNSREYRRWGPLRFIWWPYRVLVPHRSWVSHGLIVGGIIRALYLGVMFFLLSWVGVWLWNQCGMHVDPASVTQMEAHSLGQIMRTHPRESLAFLVGFVLAGTAHSLADIVSTGLKRWL, encoded by the coding sequence ATGCCTGGAGCGCGCGTTCATGATCTTATCACCGTCTCCACTTTGGCCGCCTTCGACGTGCTCTATGTGGCCAAAGTGCACCCAGCGTCGCTGGTGCCGCTCTGCTGCTTCAGTGGGGCCTATCTTTTCGCTGGGCTCGCCTGCGCCGGAGATTTAGATACCAACTCCAGAGAGTATCGGCGTTGGGGGCCGCTGCGGTTTATCTGGTGGCCCTACCGGGTGTTGGTGCCACACCGTTCCTGGGTTTCACATGGGCTTATTGTGGGAGGCATTATTCGAGCGCTCTATTTAGGCGTCATGTTCTTTTTGCTCTCTTGGGTGGGCGTATGGCTATGGAATCAGTGCGGGATGCACGTGGATCCCGCCTCTGTCACACAGATGGAGGCGCACTCGTTAGGGCAGATCATGCGTACACATCCGCGGGAAAGTCTGGCCTTTCTTGTGGGGTTTGTGCTTGCTGGCACGGCGCATTCCTTGGCCGACATCGTTTCTACAGGCCTAAAAAGGTGGTTGTAA
- a CDS encoding phytanoyl-CoA dioxygenase family protein → MASDSITERIEVPKLLDEARVRQFVEEGFLVVEGLVSEAEVEELRADIVAIARGAYPCEGIEPAPSDWSDQEVLEGILCIHQPHYISPVMLKYVKHPSICGVLSQITAAHLPWWDGSVKCMQSMLFVKPPQFQGQAWHQDEIYIPTRDRSLIGAWIALDDATIENGCLWVIPGSHKTGYLYPQRAHNNADEFDFAPESYGFDENEQIPVEVKTGTVVFFNGYLLHRSLKNRSNIYRRVLVNHYCNAWSFLPWSLREGETVATADRRCIVPVAGIDPYAWKGYEEPPQRVWLRTCKAAEERRAARTGSR, encoded by the coding sequence ATGGCGAGTGACAGCATAACGGAGAGGATAGAGGTTCCAAAGCTACTCGATGAAGCGCGGGTTCGGCAGTTTGTGGAAGAGGGCTTTCTCGTTGTTGAAGGGTTGGTGTCGGAGGCAGAAGTTGAAGAACTTCGGGCAGATATCGTGGCGATCGCTCGTGGAGCCTACCCTTGTGAAGGGATAGAGCCGGCTCCTTCGGACTGGAGCGACCAAGAGGTTTTAGAGGGCATACTGTGCATTCATCAGCCTCACTACATTAGCCCGGTGATGCTGAAGTATGTGAAGCATCCTTCCATCTGTGGTGTTCTATCGCAGATCACCGCTGCACACCTGCCATGGTGGGACGGAAGCGTAAAATGCATGCAGTCCATGCTCTTTGTGAAGCCCCCTCAGTTTCAAGGACAGGCATGGCATCAAGACGAAATCTATATTCCCACCCGTGATCGCTCTCTCATCGGAGCCTGGATCGCCTTGGATGATGCCACCATAGAGAACGGCTGTTTGTGGGTTATCCCCGGTTCGCACAAAACCGGCTATCTCTATCCGCAGCGCGCACACAATAATGCCGATGAGTTTGATTTTGCGCCGGAAAGCTACGGGTTCGATGAAAACGAGCAGATCCCGGTGGAGGTAAAGACGGGGACGGTGGTGTTCTTTAACGGCTATCTGTTACATCGCTCGCTAAAGAATCGAAGTAACATCTACCGTCGCGTTTTGGTCAATCACTACTGCAACGCATGGTCATTTCTGCCTTGGTCTTTGCGCGAGGGCGAGACAGTGGCGACTGCGGATAGGCGCTGCATTGTACCGGTAGCCGGCATAGATCCCTATGCTTGGAAGGGATATGAAGAGCCGCCTCAGCGTGTATGGCTACGCACCTGCAAGGCGGCAGAGGAGCGACGAGCCGCGCGCACGGGCTCTCGTTAG
- a CDS encoding redoxin domain-containing protein yields the protein MKTYHRLFVGLIGALCSLAPLRAAKADSALQNVRPDVAAVLKAATSAYDKLQAYEHTETWTLHSGDQKTTSAVTKLAFKRPNRFYIQTSSDGDLLVSDGQNLYIYRKAVQEYTKDAAPISLAKSDDLLGALPGNRFVSVLVVLIVQHNLDKASSFLSLATLAPPTSYHGQRCDDVVVKAGNTAIHLYFNKQTHLLAGAYLKHDTESVTEELSDVHTNGAVPNDLFTFTPPSDAKLVADLDDPEELALQQKYVGKPAVDFSLQDTKGKTWDIAELKGKVVIVDFWASWCGPCQMVMPTIEKIYEKYSDKDVVVLAVNTWDDPDACASFLKKHPEYKMNVLLDPAGKNAADSVATKLYGVQGIPTTLFIDKEGIVRTYAIGAHPPEFYMDQLKKLGIATD from the coding sequence ATGAAAACTTACCATCGCCTCTTCGTCGGCCTCATTGGCGCTCTCTGCAGCCTTGCTCCCCTACGCGCAGCCAAGGCCGATAGCGCCCTTCAAAATGTAAGGCCCGATGTGGCCGCTGTGCTGAAAGCGGCCACATCGGCTTACGACAAGCTCCAGGCTTATGAACACACCGAAACCTGGACTCTCCACTCCGGAGACCAGAAAACGACCTCCGCAGTTACCAAACTCGCCTTTAAACGCCCCAATCGCTTCTATATACAAACCTCTTCTGACGGCGATCTCCTCGTCTCAGATGGACAGAATCTCTATATCTATCGGAAGGCCGTTCAGGAGTACACCAAAGACGCTGCCCCCATCTCCCTAGCCAAATCTGACGATCTGCTCGGTGCCCTGCCTGGCAACCGTTTTGTAAGCGTGCTTGTGGTGCTTATCGTGCAGCATAACCTCGATAAAGCCTCCAGCTTTCTCTCTTTGGCAACGCTGGCCCCACCGACGAGCTACCACGGACAGCGCTGCGACGATGTGGTCGTCAAAGCGGGGAACACGGCCATTCATCTCTACTTCAATAAACAGACGCATCTCTTAGCCGGTGCCTACTTAAAACACGACACCGAATCGGTTACGGAAGAGCTGAGCGATGTTCATACAAACGGTGCCGTTCCCAACGATCTCTTCACCTTTACCCCACCAAGTGACGCAAAGCTGGTTGCCGACCTCGATGATCCTGAAGAGCTGGCGCTACAGCAAAAGTACGTGGGAAAACCGGCCGTGGACTTTAGCCTTCAAGACACAAAAGGCAAAACATGGGACATCGCCGAGCTCAAAGGCAAGGTGGTGATTGTGGATTTTTGGGCGAGTTGGTGTGGGCCATGCCAGATGGTGATGCCCACCATTGAGAAAATTTATGAGAAGTACTCCGATAAGGATGTTGTGGTGCTGGCCGTTAATACATGGGATGATCCCGACGCCTGCGCCTCCTTTTTAAAGAAGCACCCCGAATACAAGATGAACGTGCTGCTGGACCCGGCAGGAAAAAATGCCGCTGATTCCGTGGCCACAAAGCTCTATGGTGTGCAAGGCATTCCGACCACCCTCTTTATTGACAAAGAGGGAATCGTGCGTACCTACGCCATTGGCGCCCATCCACCGGAGTTTTATATGGATCAACTCAAAAAACTCGGTATCGCAACCGACTAG
- the mobA gene encoding molybdenum cofactor guanylyltransferase, whose product MELYDAILPADGRIDNAFAAKVGTTIKALIPWQGQTLLSHTLSALQGIQQVRRIVVIGNAEVACEARCRGADAVIPPARSAPENIALGIRWLNGQPDGPTEKLLLLTTDLPFLSAEVLNSFLHECPINADLVVPVLRREVFEARFPNSPAIFVRLKDGYWTTGCVFCVSTSVYLRLLPLLESLFHSRKSQWKTALRVGPVVAWRFFTHQLTVPEIVQRAERLLQCRAFAHTKAPPEVAYDIDDLQDYDKAFNYLTRGANM is encoded by the coding sequence GTGGAACTCTACGACGCCATCCTACCCGCTGATGGACGGATTGATAACGCTTTTGCGGCAAAAGTAGGCACGACCATCAAAGCGCTCATCCCCTGGCAAGGGCAGACGCTTCTGAGCCATACCCTTTCTGCCTTACAAGGCATCCAGCAAGTGCGGCGTATTGTGGTCATCGGCAACGCGGAAGTTGCCTGCGAAGCTCGGTGCAGAGGTGCCGATGCCGTTATCCCGCCCGCGCGATCGGCTCCAGAAAATATCGCGTTGGGTATTCGATGGCTGAACGGACAGCCCGATGGCCCCACCGAGAAACTGCTTCTGCTGACCACCGACCTGCCTTTTCTCTCTGCGGAGGTGCTCAACTCCTTTCTTCATGAATGCCCTATCAATGCAGACCTCGTGGTGCCCGTCCTGCGTCGTGAGGTGTTTGAGGCCCGTTTCCCTAACTCACCGGCGATATTCGTCCGTCTAAAGGACGGCTATTGGACAACCGGCTGCGTTTTTTGTGTCTCCACGTCGGTCTATCTACGCCTGCTTCCTTTGTTAGAATCTCTCTTTCACTCCCGTAAGAGCCAGTGGAAAACGGCTCTCCGCGTAGGGCCCGTTGTCGCCTGGCGCTTCTTCACCCATCAACTTACGGTTCCCGAAATCGTGCAGCGGGCCGAACGGCTCCTCCAATGCCGAGCTTTTGCGCACACAAAAGCTCCTCCGGAGGTCGCTTACGATATAGACGACCTTCAAGATTACGACAAGGCCTTCAACTACCTCACAAGGGGAGCGAACATGTAA
- a CDS encoding LolA family protein translates to MKVARLFGWFGVVLGCLGMSAAAQEPNNTSANPYSGLRPEVATLLQQATAAYQHMNSYRHTAELIQRDAQGQIVVDRAYTLAMVRPNKYCYRSESNSTNTVVSDGQYIVNYDGSDKTYTRLRAPASLTQIDFVNDVNFDGVASYLISLMLQGNPLVDPELRAGFQAASAPTTVTDNGKTYQVLSINLSDQDVPVSLYFDPTTHLLHKSVQKGADKSELAEIIENVKIDQPVPADLFQFAIPAGAHWITLAPQRNSHLLVALSEKEKRSTLQQQILRSF, encoded by the coding sequence ATGAAAGTCGCTCGGCTCTTTGGATGGTTCGGAGTGGTGTTAGGCTGTTTGGGCATGTCGGCAGCCGCTCAGGAACCGAATAACACATCGGCAAACCCCTACAGTGGGCTACGTCCCGAAGTTGCCACGCTGTTGCAGCAAGCCACCGCTGCCTACCAGCATATGAACTCCTACCGTCATACCGCGGAACTGATTCAACGGGATGCCCAAGGCCAAATCGTTGTAGACCGCGCCTATACGTTGGCCATGGTCCGCCCCAACAAATACTGCTATCGCTCGGAAAGCAACTCCACGAATACCGTCGTCTCCGATGGGCAGTACATCGTAAACTATGATGGTAGTGATAAAACTTATACACGCCTTAGAGCGCCAGCCTCCCTCACTCAGATCGACTTCGTAAACGATGTCAACTTCGATGGCGTGGCCTCCTACCTCATTAGTCTCATGCTTCAAGGCAATCCGCTGGTTGATCCAGAGTTGCGTGCTGGATTTCAAGCCGCCTCGGCTCCCACCACTGTAACTGATAATGGCAAGACCTATCAGGTTCTCTCTATCAACCTGTCCGACCAAGATGTGCCCGTCTCGCTCTACTTTGACCCCACAACGCACCTTCTCCATAAATCGGTTCAAAAAGGGGCGGATAAAAGCGAACTAGCCGAGATCATCGAGAACGTGAAGATCGATCAACCCGTGCCCGCCGATCTTTTTCAGTTTGCCATTCCTGCGGGCGCCCACTGGATTACGCTAGCGCCCCAACGCAATTCACATCTCCTTGTTGCCCTCAGCGAGAAGGAGAAAAGGAGCACTCTGCAACAGCAGATCTTACGCTCTTTTTGA
- a CDS encoding MFS transporter, with protein MASNTRDPGPPQSFLTPSQIFWYSLANFGYGTFFSLNNALIAPFLSNFTKNAILMGLMGSTHSFEGAIIQPLVGTASDRLRHPFGKRRPFILLFTPLSALFLALTPAATHLPSSIRLSLLVLLIFLSTVLFNIAYDPYQALMPDITPEPQRGRVTAIWSLFGLFGQATILLMPGDYTTKFLLSAALMIVLAVLTCMMIPEPSPLDAPEGDIETPSFKQQLVRALRGLRVLRQARLGLLGFFFAGLGIGAVLPLLTEFVIHITHCTANQAAQMFLILMASTALAVVPAGQIADRVLTPKKTLLVGFSLIFIACLCGLRVTTLTQIAWVMGLAGIGNAALSASSYPLLADIVPPEEVGFYVGLQSTAASLAQPLTIVITGALVNHGSYRVIFLVCALCILAALLSIALLRPSAAKQEIQQHRALAELKLSDI; from the coding sequence ATGGCCTCCAATACCCGCGATCCTGGCCCACCGCAAAGCTTTTTGACCCCGTCTCAAATCTTTTGGTACAGTCTGGCCAATTTTGGCTATGGTACCTTCTTCTCTCTGAACAACGCCCTCATTGCCCCTTTTCTAAGCAACTTCACCAAAAATGCCATTCTTATGGGGCTCATGGGCAGCACCCACTCCTTTGAGGGCGCGATCATTCAGCCCCTTGTAGGCACTGCAAGCGACCGTTTGCGCCACCCGTTCGGCAAACGACGCCCCTTTATCCTGCTGTTTACGCCGTTGTCTGCCCTATTTCTCGCCCTTACCCCGGCAGCAACCCATCTACCCTCCTCTATTCGCCTTAGCTTGCTTGTATTGCTAATCTTTTTGTCTACTGTCCTCTTCAATATCGCCTACGATCCCTATCAAGCGCTCATGCCTGACATCACTCCGGAACCGCAGCGGGGACGCGTTACCGCCATCTGGAGCCTGTTTGGGTTGTTTGGTCAAGCGACCATCCTCCTCATGCCGGGGGACTATACTACCAAATTCCTGCTGTCCGCAGCTCTTATGATCGTCCTAGCAGTTCTCACCTGCATGATGATACCAGAACCCTCTCCACTCGATGCACCGGAAGGAGATATCGAAACGCCTTCCTTCAAACAGCAGCTTGTTCGGGCCCTTCGAGGGCTTCGCGTGTTACGTCAGGCACGGTTAGGTCTCCTCGGATTTTTCTTTGCCGGTCTCGGCATCGGTGCCGTGCTGCCGCTACTCACCGAGTTCGTCATACATATCACCCACTGCACGGCCAATCAGGCCGCTCAAATGTTTCTTATTCTTATGGCCTCTACAGCCCTTGCCGTTGTTCCAGCCGGTCAAATCGCCGACCGAGTTCTTACACCTAAAAAGACCCTCCTCGTCGGCTTCTCGCTCATCTTCATCGCTTGCCTTTGCGGCTTGCGAGTCACCACCCTTACCCAAATCGCCTGGGTTATGGGGTTGGCCGGCATCGGTAATGCGGCCCTTAGCGCTTCAAGCTATCCTCTGCTGGCCGACATCGTGCCTCCAGAAGAGGTAGGTTTCTACGTGGGGCTGCAGTCCACCGCGGCCTCTTTGGCACAACCGCTCACCATTGTTATTACAGGTGCCCTTGTGAACCACGGTAGTTATCGGGTAATTTTTCTCGTCTGCGCGCTTTGCATTCTCGCCGCCTTGCTGAGCATTGCTCTCCTAAGACCATCGGCAGCAAAGCAGGAGATCCAACAGCATCGCGCCCTAGCCGAGCTTAAGTTATCAGACATCTAG
- a CDS encoding adenylosuccinate synthase, producing MNNLVIVGAQWGDEAKGKLIDYLAQEARMVVRYGGGNNAGHSVKVGDEEYRFHLIPAGILHPHLQCVIAAGTVIDPAILAEEIAHLKQRGVELHNLYLSAAAHVILPYHRLLDELEESRRGEAKIGTTGRGIGPAYADKAARIGIRLCDFIHPNRFRERLADVLALKNAILTSVYQHPPLNAETLFEEYAVYAEQIKPYVCDTTPLIHAAAVQGGVLFEGAQGSLLDIDLGTYPYVTSSHPIAGGACLGTGVGPTLIHGVIGVAKAYTTRVGAGLFPTELHDATGQYIREKGHEYGTTTGRPRRCGWLDVPVLRYSAQINGLTCLALGHLDVLSGLDEVKICYAYADGHGRPLELPSVDIFMENTVTPLYETLPGWHEDIAYVRDVKDLPSTVLRYIQRVEELTRLPIAMLSVGPERSQTIALKPELLHAHRA from the coding sequence ATGAACAATCTTGTTATTGTGGGCGCGCAGTGGGGCGACGAAGCTAAGGGGAAACTGATAGACTATTTGGCCCAAGAGGCGCGCATGGTGGTTCGTTATGGGGGTGGCAACAACGCCGGCCACTCGGTGAAGGTTGGTGATGAGGAGTATCGTTTTCATCTTATTCCCGCAGGCATCCTTCATCCGCACCTTCAATGTGTGATCGCAGCAGGCACCGTTATAGACCCGGCCATCCTTGCCGAAGAGATCGCCCACCTCAAACAGCGTGGCGTCGAGTTGCATAACCTCTACCTCTCTGCAGCCGCCCATGTTATTCTCCCTTATCATCGTCTGCTCGATGAACTCGAAGAGAGCCGACGGGGTGAAGCGAAAATCGGAACAACCGGCCGTGGCATCGGCCCGGCCTACGCCGACAAGGCCGCCCGCATTGGCATTCGCCTCTGCGACTTCATCCATCCAAACCGCTTTAGAGAACGCCTTGCAGACGTGCTTGCGCTTAAAAACGCCATCTTAACCTCTGTCTACCAGCACCCCCCGCTGAACGCCGAAACGCTCTTCGAGGAGTATGCTGTTTACGCCGAACAGATAAAACCCTACGTCTGCGATACAACTCCGCTCATTCATGCCGCGGCCGTGCAAGGCGGTGTGCTTTTTGAGGGCGCCCAGGGGAGCTTGTTGGATATAGACTTAGGCACCTACCCCTATGTCACCTCGTCACACCCTATTGCGGGCGGTGCCTGTCTCGGCACTGGCGTGGGGCCGACCCTCATTCACGGCGTTATCGGCGTTGCCAAAGCGTACACTACCCGCGTTGGAGCCGGCCTTTTTCCCACCGAACTGCACGACGCCACCGGCCAATATATTCGAGAAAAAGGTCATGAATATGGCACTACCACCGGTCGCCCGCGAAGATGCGGATGGCTCGATGTCCCCGTCCTTCGTTACTCTGCCCAGATCAACGGTCTTACATGCCTTGCACTGGGTCACCTCGACGTGCTCTCTGGGCTCGATGAGGTTAAAATCTGCTATGCCTATGCCGACGGCCACGGTCGTCCCTTAGAACTACCTTCCGTTGATATTTTTATGGAAAACACCGTGACTCCCCTCTATGAAACGCTTCCAGGATGGCATGAAGACATCGCCTACGTCCGCGACGTGAAAGACCTGCCTTCTACCGTCCTTCGATATATCCAGAGGGTGGAAGAGCTTACTCGGTTGCCCATTGCCATGCTCTCGGTAGGGCCAGAACGAAGCCAAACTATTGCCCTTAAACCCGAGCTCCTGCACGCGCATCGGGCTTAA